CCATCCCGGCAAGTTGTCCTTTGGCAGCCCTGGGCCGGGCACTTTGCCGCACCTGGACATGCTCAGATTCCAGCAGGTCACGGGCATCGAACTGACTCATGTTCCCTTTGCCGGGGATGGCCCGGGTTTGACCGCGCTGATGGGGGGGCACGTGGATCTGTATATGGCGATGCCGAACACGGTTACCGACCGCAATCTTGATGCGGTGGCGGTGTTCAGTGAGGAGCCCATGAGCTCCCTGCCCGGTATCCAGACCGTAATGGAACAGGGCCACGATATGACCGCTTCCGTTTCCGGCGGTCTGGTGGCGCCCAAAGGGCTGCCGTCGGCCATCAAGCAGAAACTGGTGGAGGGCTGTGAACAGGCCACCCAGTCCGAGGAATTGAAAACGGTACTGGGTCGCGTCGGCTTCGAAGCGCGTTATCAGGGCCCGGATGAGTTCCGTCAATTGGTGGAGCGCACGTCCGAGGTGAACGGTCGTCTGATCAAGGAAGTGATCAAGAAAGGCGGAGGCCGGTGATCATGAAAGCACGTGTCCTTGACGCTGGCTATGGCGTTGCCGTGCTGGTCGCGGCATTGGCGGTGTATTTCGCCGGCGGTGGCGACGACAGCGTGCAGCAGGTGGCCAATGATCCGTTCTGGTATCCGAAGGTGCTGCTGGTATTGATCGGCGTGTGTTCGGTATGGCTGCTGGTGAAAAGCGCGCTTGGCCGTTCAGGGACACCGCCTTCGAGCATTCAGTGGCGGGCTCTGGCGGCAACGGCGATGATCAGCGGTGCATACCTGCTGGCCTATGAGGCGCTGGGCTTCGTGCCCAGCACTCTGGCGCTGATGTTGGTGATGAGCGGGGTGCTGGGATTCCGGCGCCCGTTATGGCTGGTGGTCATCTCGATACTGTTCACCGCGACGATCTGGTACGGCTTCGCCGATCTGCTGAATCGGACGCCTCCGGGGCCAGCGCTGCCTTCCATCACCTCACTGTTCCAATAATTCTTCCAATAAATATATACCGGATAACCGGAGGCTATCGAAATGGATGCCTTTTTAAGCGCCCTCAGTATGCTCACCTCGATGGATGCCCTGCTGGCCGTGGTGGCGGGTACGCTGGTGGGTATCATCATCGGCGCCTTGCCCGGCCTCGGGTCGTTACTCGCGATCACCATGGCTCTGCCGTTGACTTTTGTTCTGGGGCAAGGCGCCAGTATCGCGTTGTTGCTCGGCATTTACTGCGGGTCGATCTACGGCGGCTCGCTATCCGCGATTCTCATCAATACACCCGGTACGCCGCAGTCCGCGGCGACGGTGCTGGATGGCTTTCCCATGGCGCGGCGTGGCGATGCCGGCCTCGCACTGGGCTGGTCGACCACGGCGTCCGCCTTCGGCGGCATCCTGGCCACGATCATTCTGGCGGTAGCCTCGCCGTTGCTGGCTAAGATCGGCATCCGCTTCGGGCCGGTTGAGTATTTCGCGCTGGGATTGTTCGCGTTGACCTGTATCGTGACGGTGTCACGGGACAACCTGGTGAAAGGGCTGCTTGCCGGTCTGCTCGGCTTGTTCGTGGCGGTGGTGGGGCAGGATCCCGTGACCGGCTATTTGCGTTATGACTTTGGCGTCTTCGACCTCTCCGCCGGTATCGGTCTGGTGCCGTTTCTGGTTGGGCTGTTCGCCTTGTCCGAGGTGTTCTGGCGTGCGGCGGAGAAAAAGGAGGAAGTCGGGCCGATTATCCGCTCCGCCTTCCAATTGCCGACGCTGTCGGAGCTGCGCCGACGTTCCGCCGTGTTGATCAAGTCATCACTGATCGGAACCTGGATTGGTACTTTGCCGGGTGTCGGGGCCGCCTCCGCTTCCATGGTCAGCTATGCGGAAGCCAAGCGAAGCTCACCGAACAAGGACAAATTTGGCACCGGTGAGCCGGATGGTCTGATCGCTTCCGAGGCAGCCAATAACGCGGTCAGCTCCGGTGCCATGGTGCCGACCTTGTCCCTCGGTGTGCCCGGTGATCCGATCACCGCGGTGATGCTCGGTGCCCTGGTACTGCAGGGCGTCACGCCGGGTCCTCGTTTGTTCCTCGAGAATCAGTCGCTGGTGTTGTTCATCTTCATGATGCTGTTCGTGGCGAATATCTGCATGTTTCTCGGAGGGATGCTGATGTCACCACTGTTTTCCCGGATCCTGCGTCTCCCCGAGCCGCTGTTGATGGCCAGCGTGGTGGTGCTGGTCGCCACCGGCACCTACAGCATCAATGCCAATCCTTTTGATTTGCTGGTGGTGCTGATCGCGGGTATCGCCGGTTTTCTGCTGCGCTACAACGGGTTCCCTTTGGCGCCCATGGTGATCGGGTTCGTGCTGAGTCCGATGATCGAACAAAGC
This sequence is a window from Alloalcanivorax dieselolei B5. Protein-coding genes within it:
- a CDS encoding Bug family tripartite tricarboxylate transporter substrate binding protein, coding for MKITKVLSLALAATLPAMLMSPLASAEDFPSRPITEIVPYPAGGSSDLAGRALANALSGHLGVNVVVDNRSGGGGSVGISALARARADGYTIGVAPIGTIANQPHMHRTPYNAESFDYLCQFYYGPEVLVVKPDSPFSTLKEVIDYAKAHPGKLSFGSPGPGTLPHLDMLRFQQVTGIELTHVPFAGDGPGLTALMGGHVDLYMAMPNTVTDRNLDAVAVFSEEPMSSLPGIQTVMEQGHDMTASVSGGLVAPKGLPSAIKQKLVEGCEQATQSEELKTVLGRVGFEARYQGPDEFRQLVERTSEVNGRLIKEVIKKGGGR
- a CDS encoding tripartite tricarboxylate transporter TctB family protein, which codes for MKARVLDAGYGVAVLVAALAVYFAGGGDDSVQQVANDPFWYPKVLLVLIGVCSVWLLVKSALGRSGTPPSSIQWRALAATAMISGAYLLAYEALGFVPSTLALMLVMSGVLGFRRPLWLVVISILFTATIWYGFADLLNRTPPGPALPSITSLFQ
- a CDS encoding tripartite tricarboxylate transporter permease yields the protein MDAFLSALSMLTSMDALLAVVAGTLVGIIIGALPGLGSLLAITMALPLTFVLGQGASIALLLGIYCGSIYGGSLSAILINTPGTPQSAATVLDGFPMARRGDAGLALGWSTTASAFGGILATIILAVASPLLAKIGIRFGPVEYFALGLFALTCIVTVSRDNLVKGLLAGLLGLFVAVVGQDPVTGYLRYDFGVFDLSAGIGLVPFLVGLFALSEVFWRAAEKKEEVGPIIRSAFQLPTLSELRRRSAVLIKSSLIGTWIGTLPGVGAASASMVSYAEAKRSSPNKDKFGTGEPDGLIASEAANNAVSSGAMVPTLSLGVPGDPITAVMLGALVLQGVTPGPRLFLENQSLVLFIFMMLFVANICMFLGGMLMSPLFSRILRLPEPLLMASVVVLVATGTYSINANPFDLLVVLIAGIAGFLLRYNGFPLAPMVIGFVLSPMIEQSLRQGLILNQGSFIAFAASPIAAVLFALTALFLLWPVIRLIQRRVLQGRKSQPSTNSN